The sequence below is a genomic window from Deltaproteobacteria bacterium.
GAACATGAAGCGGTCGAGCTGCGCCTCGGGCAACGGATAGGTGCCCTCCTGCTCGATCGGATTCTGGGTCGCGAAGACGAGGAAAGGCTCATCGAGCGGATAGGTGCGGCCGCCCGCGGTCACGCGGTGCTCCTGCATCGCCTGCAGCAGCGCCGCCTGCGTCTTCGGCGGCGTGCGGTTGATCTCGTCCGCGAGCAGGACGTGCGCGAACACCGGTCCCGGCACGAAGCGGAACGCGCGGCGGCCGGTGGTGTGGTCCTCCTCCAGCACGTCGGTGCCGGTGATGTCACTGGGCATCAGGTCGGGCGTGAACTGGATGCGGTTGAAGCTGAGCGAGAGCGCTTCCGCGAGCGTGGAGATGAGCAGCGTCTTGGCCAGCCCGGGAACGCCGACGAACAGGCAGTGGCCCCGCGAGAAGAGCGCGATCAGCAGCTGCTCGATGACGGCTTCCTGGCCCACCACCCGCTCGGCGATCTCCTGGGCGATGCGGGCGCGCCCGCGGGCCAGCTCCTCGATCAGCTCCGCGTCGGACGCGGTGGTCACCGGAACGCCATTGATTGCCAGCTCACTCATGATGTCCCTTTTCACCGGAGAGTCCCGCCGCCAGCGACAGCGCCTTGCGCTCCCGCTCTTCGAGCGCCGGATCCTTGAGTCCCCTCGCGACTTCCAGGTAGGTGGCGTGCAGATCGGGGTCGAAGGGATCCACGGCAATTCCGTTGTCGAGCGCAACGCGCGCCTTGTCCAGTGCTCCGCGCTTCACCAAGACCCGCGCGTACAGCGCCTGCGCCGCCTCGTCGTCGGGATCCCGTTCGACGGCGCTTCGCAGCGCCTCCTCTGCCTCGGCGAACCGGCCCATCTGCATCTCGGAGAAGGCATACCGCCGAGCGAGCTGCGGCATCTCCCGCGGCAACCGCTGCCGGGCGCGGGCGTACTCCTTCGCCGCCGCCGCCCATCGCCTGCGCCCGTAGAAGATCTCGCCCAGGCGGGCGGCGCGCTTCCCCTCCTGGTCCGCGGGAACCTCGATCGCGCCCGGGTCCAGCGGGGGCGGCTCTGCGCGCCCTTTCGCGTCCTCCTTGAACACCAGCTTCTTCGCCACGAGAGGGCGCACCGCCTTCTGCGAGGCCGCCTTCGGGCGAGGCTTCTTCACTTCCGCGCTCCAGTCCGCCTCGAACTCCTCGAAGCTCTTCCCGTAAGCGCGGGCCACGGCCTGCTCGTCGGTCATCCCCGACGCCATCCCCGAGACCAGCTCGGTGAGCGCGGACTGCCCTCCGCGCTGGTAGAGCAGACGGATGGCCGCCTCCACCTCTGCAAACGCCAGCGCCGCCTGCTCCTGCGTGGGGAGCATGGCGATGGAGGGGTGCATCTTCGCGAACGGGATCAGCTTCCCCTTCTTCGCCGCGTCCTGCAGGAGCGAGAGGGACATCTCGTCGACCGCCATTCCCGGCGCGCCGCGCCAGCGCGTCTCGAGGAACTTCGCCAGCCCCTCCTGCAGCCAGATGGGGACCGTGTTCCTCCCTTTCTGCGTGACCAGATAATGCACGAACTCGTGCGAGACGGTGTCCAGCCAGGGGTATCCGCGAAGCAGCGCCTTTGGGCTGGTCACCATCAGCCGGCTATACTTGCAAAGCGCGATCGTGCCGCTGCCCTTGATCTGCTCGATGGTCAGCGGAGAGACGTGGGCGAGCGACCGCGCCGAGTCGTAGATCTCGACGCGGATCTTGTGCGCCGGCTCGACCCCGAGATCCTTGGTCAATCCGGAGTAAGCCTTCTCCAGCGCCTCCAGCGCGTACGGCGCGAGCAGGGTGTCCTTTCCCGGCCTGGTGCGAAGCGAGAAATGAGCGCTCTCGAAGACCTCGTTCCCCTTGGTCTCCTCCGCCGCCGCCTTGGCCAGTCGGGCATCGCTTTCCAGCGCGCCCTTGTTCAACCCACGCTCGGTGGCCTCGGCATACGCTTTCGACGCTTCGTCGTACTTCCCTTGCTCGAAGAGGATGCGCCCGCGGAAATAGGCGGCCTCCGGCGAATCCGGCCTCGTCTGCACCAGCTCGTCGAGGGCCTTGCTCGCGCCGGCGACGTCCCAGGCCTCGAGTTGCGCCTCGACGCTCTCGGCGAGAAAGCGCAGCGGCGAACCGAGCGACAACGCGAGCAGCAGCGCGATCACTTCACCAGCTCCTCGTAATACTGCTTCACCCGCTCCTTGTACTTCTCCGGAGGCGCCTGCTTCATCGCGTCGAGGAGCTCCTTGCGGAACTCCGAGGGCGCACGCGACGACTCCGCGTCGGGGATCTCGACGCGGTCGTGGCGGACGCCGTCCGATTCCTGGCCCTCGTCCTCGTTGCCGTCCCCGGCGGGCTCTCCCCAAGGCATGGGGATGCCGCCCTGCCCTCCGCCCTTGCCGCTCTGCTTCGCCAGCTTCTCCATCGCGTCCTGGAACTGCGAGAGCTTCTCGATCGCCTGCTGCTCGCCCGCCTGCGCGCCGCGCGGCTCGCCGCGGTAGAGGCGCTGCTCCGCCCCGTTCATCCCCTCCTGGGCCTGCTGGAGCATCTGCTCGTGCTGCGGCCCGAAGATCGGCACTTTCTTGCCCACCTCGCCGAGCTGGTCGCGGAGCTTGGCGAGCTGATCCTTGAGACGGCCCTGCTCCTGCGCCTGCTGCCGCATCTTCTGGGTCTGCTCCTGCGACATCCCCTGGCCCTCGCGGGGAAGGGAATCCTGGAGCCGCTGGACGATCTCCTGCAGCGGCTCCTGCGCCTCGGTCGCGCCGCGCAAGCTCTTGCGCACACCGGCGGGATCCCGCGAGAAGCCCGGATAGCGCTGGGCGACCTGATCCTCCATTCCCAGACGCCCTTGCATCGTCTCGACCGCGCGTTGGGCCCTTTCCGCCAGATCGAGCGCTTCATCGAAGTCGTTGGCGTCCAGCGCACGGGAAAGATCGGAGGTGCGGCCCTGCGCCATGTCGAGCGTGTCCTCGAGGCCGAGGTGCTCGGCGACCCTGGGGTCGATCTGGGAGATGCCTTGCCGCCCTTCTGGTCGAACCGCTTCTGCGCCTGCGACTGCATCTCGCGGCGGAGCTGCGCGGTCTTCTTCTCCAGATCCTGCTCCTTGGCCTGGAGCTCGCGGAGCTGGTCCGCCGCCTCGCGCAACGCCCGCGCCTCCTGTGCATACTGGCCGGACTGCTGCTGCCCGGCCTTCTGCTGCAGGTCCTTCTCCAGCCGCTCCAGCTGCTGCGACAGCTTGTCGAGCTGCCGGAGGGCGTCGTCGATCTTCCCGTTCTGCAGCTTCTTCTGGATGTCCGAGAGCTGGCCGAGCAGATCCTGCTCTTTCTGCATGGCCTCGGCCGCCTCGCGGTTCAGGTGCTCGTCCTGGATCCCCTTGGCGAGCTCCGACATCCGGGACATGAGATCCTGGATCCGCTCGCGCAGCCGCTCGACCTCCGAAAGCAGCTCGCGCTTCGTGTCCTCGTCCTGCGCCTTGCGCAGCTTCTCCGCCAGGCGGGCCAGCTCGCGCCGCGAGGAGGCCAGTTCCTTGCCGAGCTCCTGCATCGCGTCGAGACGCGCGCGGTCAAGCAGGTCCTCGAGGTAGAGGACGTCCTTCTCCTCCTCGCGGATCTCCGCCTGCAGCGCGCCATTGAACCCGCGAAGCGCGCCGTCGCGGCTGGTCGCGCCNNNNNNNNNNNNNNNNNNGGAGCGCGCGACCCAAGGCCTTCGGCGCGAGCTTGTCCTTGAGCAGCTCGGTGCCGGCGGCGTACAGCTCCTGCGAGAGCGCGCGGGCGTCGCGATCCTTCTGTCCCGTCTGCGCGTACCACTGCGCGGCGGCGTCCGCGTCGCCGGGCGGCGTTTTCTCTTCCAGGCGGTCGCCGAGGAGCGCCACCAGCCGCTCCCACAGCGCCTGCGCGCGGATCAGCGATTCGCGGTTGTGCTCGGCGGCGGAGAACACCTTGATCGCCTGGGTCGGCGAGACGCCGCGCTGGGGCCCGTCGACGGCGTCATTGTCCTTCGCCTCCAGGTGGTAGCTGACGCGATCCCCGGGGCGAAGGCGCAGCGGCGCGATCTCCCAGGTGTACGCGCCGCGAAGCCGCTTCGCCGGCGCCGGCGGGGTCTGGAGGACGGCCCGCTCTTCCTTCGCGCCCGCCCGCTGCCAGATCAGCGTCACTTCGGTCAGGCCATAGTCGTCAGCGGCCGACCAGGCGATCTGCACGCGCCCTTGCGGATCGACCTCCAGCACCGCCTGCTTCGGCGCATCGATGTTCACCTGCGGCGCCTGATCGGCGACGATCTCGATGGGGCGCGAAGGACCCTGTGCGATGGTCCGTCCGCGCGCGTCGGTGAACCGCAGGCTCCACTCGCCGGGCTGGGTGAGCGCGAAGCTGCCCGAGAGCTGGCGGCGACCCGGCCCGGCAACGTCGAGCTTCACCGGGGCGCCGTTGACTACGGCGAACGCCTGCGCCAGGTCGCGGTCGGCGCGTGCGGCGATCCGCACTTCGGTGCCCCGCGGCGCCCGCAGATCGCCCGGCGTGCCTTCCTCGGTGCGGGGCGGCAGGCCGGTATACGCCGGGTAGAGGTAGGTGACGGAAAGATCGCCGGCGATCGGCGACAGCTCCACCGGAGGCCCCCCGCTCTCGCCGGCCCAGAGGCGCAGCACGCCGCGCGAGACGTAACGGGGCGCAAGGGAGGCGACGACCGCCCAGATCAGGCCGCTCGTGACGAGCGCGAGGAGCGGCCAGCGCAGCGACGTCGCCGGCAGGACCCGATCGACGTCGATCTTCCGCGCAGACTCAGCTGCTCGGAGGTGCAACATCGAGAGCAGCTCGGTGGAGACGCCGCGGGGATCCTCGCGGGACAGCTCGACGCTGCTGAGCAGCTCCGACGGCCCGCCGATCAGGCGCGCGAGAAGGCGCGGGTCCCGCGCGCGCACGGCCGCGCGCTGCAGCGGCGACCATCGGCAGAACCACACCAGCGCACCCAGGGCGAGCGCCTCGAGGACTCCCGCCAACGCGCGGGCGAAAGCCGTGCCGTCCACGCTGGCGACCAGGGCGGAGGCGAGCAGCGCCATCGAGGATCCGGCGATGAGCAAGGCGCAGGCGCGCAGGGCGGCAAGACCCAGGGTCCGCTGCCGCGCCCGGGACAGAACGAGGTCGATCTCGCGCCGGGCCCGCTCCCCATCCGCCGCCAGCTGTTCCCGCCGTGACCGCTGCGGGGGCTCGCCAAGTCCGCCCAGCGTCGGGATGTTTTGCTCGAGCTGCATCGGGAAAAGCTTCCTTGTAGTCCCCGCTCGTCAGAACCGCATCCCAGTCTAGCCCGGCGCGGGGTCGCGCCGGCTGTCCCGCAGGGCCGCGGCGGTCCGCGCCCTGCCTTGGGACTAGACAAGGTTTGGCCGTCGAGGATTCCCCAACCTTAGCCCTCGCTTCCCTGATCGTCCCTTTTTGGTACGTTGCCGCTGCCCCGGAACCCCCGTGAATTTACTTCCGTCCATGACGTCCGTATGAGCGAGGGTCCGAAGGAGGCGGGCGACGACCGCGCCCTGGTCACGGCGGCGCAGAAAGGCGACAAGCGTGCCTTTCGCGCGCTGGTGGAGCGCTACCAGCGCCGCGTGGTGCAGCTCGCCTTGGGTATGACGAAAGACCCCGACGAGGCCATGGACATCGCCCAGGAGACGTTCGTGAGGGTCCACCGCTATCTCCCTTCCTTCAAGGGGGACTCCTCGTTCTTCACCTGGACGTACCGGATCGCGATGAACCTCTGCCTCGACGTGCAGCGACGCAGGGGCCGGCTGGAGCGCGTCGACCTGGAACAGGGCGACGAGGCGGAGATCGAGGCCGCCATGGACGCTCCATCCGCAGCGCTCGCGGGGCCGCAGCGGCAGGCGCTCAACGCTGAGCTGCGCGGCAGGATCGAGGAGGCGCTGGCCAGCCTGTCGGAGAACCACCGCGCGATCCTGCTGCTGCGGGAGGTCGAGGGACTGAGCTATGAGGATCTCGCCAAGGTCCTCGGCATCCGCAAGGGCACGGTGATGAGCCGCCTCTTCCACGCGCGCCTGAAGATGCAGAACAAGCTGCGCGAGTATCTGGGCGAGGAAGCGCCGTCGAAGGACGACGATAAGGGGGAGGGGGAATGAAGCGCTGCGAAGAGGTCGTGCCGCTCCTCGGGCCGCTGCACGATGCGGCTCTGGCCGACGACGACCGCGCCTGGGTCGAGGACCACGTGCGGGGTTGTCCGTCCTGCCAGGACCGCCTGAAGCTGATCGGGGCCCAGGCACAGGCGTTGCGCAGCGTCATCGAGGCGCGCGGGAGCGAGCTCGATCTGAGCGGCCTGGCGGACCGGGTGATGGCGCGCGTGGGCCAGGAGCGCCCGGGATTTTCCCAGCGGGCTCCCGTCTGGGGCCGGGAAATGTGGTGGGCACACCGTGGCGCGTTCGCC
It includes:
- a CDS encoding DUF4175 family protein; protein product: MQELGKELASSRRELARLAEKLRKAQDEDTKRELLSEVERLRERIQDLMSRMSELAKGIQDEHLNREAAEAMQKEQDLLGQLSDIQKKLQNGKIDDALRQLDKLSQQLERLEKDLQQKAGQQQSGQYAQEARALREAADQLRELQAKEQDLEKKTAQLRREMQSQAQKRFDQKGGKASPRSTPGSPSTSASRTRSTWRRAAPPIFPVRWTPTTSMKRSIWRKGPNARSRRCKGVWEWRIRSPSAIRASRGIPPVCARACAARPRRRSRCRRSSSGSRIPFPARARGCRRSRPRRCGSRRRSRAVSRISSPSSATSSARWARKCRSSGRSTSRCSSRPRRG
- a CDS encoding DUF4175 family protein → MAQGRTSDLSRALDANDFDEALDLAERAQRAVETMQGRLGMEDQVAQRYPGFSRDPAGVRKSLRGATEAQEPLQEIVQRLQDSLPREGQGMSQEQTQKMRQQAQEQGRLKDQLAKLRDQLGEVGKKVPIFGPQHEQMLQQAQEGMNGAEQRLYRGEPRGAQAGEQQAIEKLSQFQDAMEKLAKQSGKGGGQGGIPMPWGEPAGDGNEDEGQESDGVRHDRVEIPDAESSRAPSEFRKELLDAMKQAPPEKYKERVKQYYEELVK
- a CDS encoding MoxR family ATPase: MSELAINGVPVTTASDAELIEELARGRARIAQEIAERVVGQEAVIEQLLIALFSRGHCLFVGVPGLAKTLLISTLAEALSLSFNRIQFTPDLMPSDITGTDVLEEDHTTGRRAFRFVPGPVFAHVLLADEINRTPPKTQAALLQAMQEHRVTAGGRTYPLDEPFLVFATQNPIEQEGTYPLPEAQLDRFMFMVDVGYPSAEEEVQIVRTTTSGAQPQVEKVLSPQQIRVLQDLVLRVPAAEHVIRHAVDLVRRTRPHDTAGKHVKDHVSWGAGPRASQALILAGKARAALQGRPAVDVQDVRALVEPVLRHRVLTNFHAEAEGVDSRRVIAELLRETKA
- a CDS encoding tetratricopeptide repeat protein, whose protein sequence is MGRARRGRQRGRGPGIGRRPPRPRRDPRRGVVACALGVPQGAPRRDEAGASGEVQGAGEAVLRGAGEVIALLLALSLGSPLRFLAESVEAQLEAWDVAGASKALDELVQTRPDSPEAAYFRGRILFEQGKYDEASKAYAEATERGLNKGALESDARLAKAAAEETKGNEVFESAHFSLRTRPGKDTLLAPYALEALEKAYSGLTKDLGVEPAHKIRVEIYDSARSLAHVSPLTIEQIKGSGTIALCKYSRLMVTSPKALLRGYPWLDTVSHEFVHYLVTQKGRNTVPIWLQEGLAKFLETRWRGAPGMAVDEMSLSLLQDAAKKGKLIPFAKMHPSIAMLPTQEQAALAFAEVEAAIRLLYQRGGQSALTELVSGMASGMTDEQAVARAYGKSFEEFEADWSAEVKKPRPKAASQKAVRPLVAKKLVFKEDAKGRAEPPPLDPGAIEVPADQEGKRAARLGEIFYGRRRWAAAAKEYARARQRLPREMPQLARRYAFSEMQMGRFAEAEEALRSAVERDPDDEAAQALYARVLVKRGALDKARVALDNGIAVDPFDPDLHATYLEVARGLKDPALEERERKALSLAAGLSGEKGHHE
- a CDS encoding sigma-70 family RNA polymerase sigma factor, whose product is MSEGPKEAGDDRALVTAAQKGDKRAFRALVERYQRRVVQLALGMTKDPDEAMDIAQETFVRVHRYLPSFKGDSSFFTWTYRIAMNLCLDVQRRRGRLERVDLEQGDEAEIEAAMDAPSAALAGPQRQALNAELRGRIEEALASLSENHRAILLLREVEGLSYEDLAKVLGIRKGTVMSRLFHARLKMQNKLREYLGEEAPSKDDDKGEGE